A genomic segment from Clostridium pasteurianum BC1 encodes:
- a CDS encoding ABC transporter permease subunit: MLGLISNEFIKLWHRKKFIITVIILAALCALFAFADVKFSKLQTPDAQINAYKQAVTSIQNEKNSTKDEKKQAQLQDQIDQLNTQISQLQLSKAADSDNWKDTLNNSIKELKQQRDNASDLTEASSKEYFNKQIITNQYYIDHNIRPEKSGDVSAQSFLQGLITLIGSIFIPIIIAILVADIVSGEYTPPTMKVLLTRPITRNKLLLSKFLSAILSSFAVIIIVELISYVIMGLIFGFGNPLNPVTVGTTYVKAIISTNVGQTSLIPVFGSTSIMPAWQFIILIFLFQLIYIFACSSIFFLLSTILKSSSISMTISILIPIVFIILGQIPYLQKIWPFLFTTYGSSGSVLSNSLAPRLGVTYATPLFSVIFLIAIGIICYIISHLVFRKKDLLL, from the coding sequence ATGCTTGGATTAATATCAAATGAATTTATAAAATTGTGGCATAGAAAAAAGTTTATAATTACTGTAATAATTTTAGCAGCACTTTGTGCATTATTTGCTTTTGCCGATGTAAAATTCTCTAAGCTCCAAACTCCCGATGCACAAATAAATGCTTATAAGCAGGCTGTTACTTCAATTCAAAATGAAAAAAATAGCACAAAAGATGAAAAAAAGCAAGCTCAGCTTCAAGACCAAATAGATCAGCTCAATACTCAAATTAGTCAACTTCAATTGTCAAAAGCCGCAGACTCAGATAACTGGAAAGATACTTTAAATAATAGTATAAAAGAATTAAAACAGCAGAGAGATAATGCATCAGATCTAACTGAGGCAAGTTCAAAAGAATATTTTAATAAACAAATTATAACTAATCAATATTACATTGACCATAACATAAGACCAGAAAAAAGTGGAGATGTATCAGCACAATCATTTTTACAAGGCTTAATCACCCTAATAGGTTCAATTTTTATACCTATTATAATAGCTATACTTGTAGCTGATATTGTTTCCGGAGAATATACACCACCTACAATGAAAGTATTATTAACCAGACCTATTACAAGAAATAAATTACTTTTATCAAAGTTTTTATCTGCTATATTATCAAGTTTTGCAGTAATTATAATAGTAGAATTAATTTCCTACGTAATAATGGGTTTAATCTTCGGCTTCGGAAATCCTCTAAATCCAGTTACCGTTGGTACAACCTATGTTAAAGCAATTATATCTACTAATGTAGGACAAACCTCATTAATACCTGTGTTTGGAAGTACATCAATAATGCCTGCATGGCAATTTATTATACTTATATTCTTATTTCAACTAATTTATATATTTGCTTGTTCATCTATATTTTTCTTACTTTCCACAATTTTGAAAAGCAGCTCAATATCTATGACTATAAGTATTCTTATACCAATTGTATTTATAATACTAGGTCAAATACCTTATTTACAGAAAATATGGCCTTTCTTATTTACAACCTACGGTTCTTCTGGAAGCGTACTAAGTAACTCTTTAGCACCTAGATTAGGAGTAACCTATGCAACACCATTATTCTCTGTTATATTTTTAATTGCTATAGGCATTATTTGCTATATTATTTCTCATCTTGTATTTAGAAAAAAAGATCTATTATTATAA
- a CDS encoding HD domain-containing protein, with the protein MIEEIIESMINYFGNDVSRINHALKVHGLSQNIGNLERLDDDKQFILEISAVLHDIGIKISEKKYNSSSGKYQELEGPKVAKEILEKFNLDSKILNRILYIIGNHHTYSKIDDIDFQILVESDFLVNIFEDNVKKDSIEVIKDKYFKTTYGTRYLNSMY; encoded by the coding sequence ATGATAGAAGAAATAATAGAATCCATGATCAATTATTTTGGAAATGATGTATCTAGAATTAATCATGCATTAAAAGTACATGGGCTTTCCCAAAATATAGGTAATTTAGAAAGATTGGATGATGATAAACAGTTTATTTTAGAAATTTCAGCAGTTTTACATGATATAGGTATAAAAATAAGTGAAAAAAAATATAATTCATCCTCAGGAAAATATCAGGAATTAGAGGGGCCAAAGGTAGCAAAAGAAATATTGGAGAAATTTAATCTTGATAGTAAAATATTAAACAGAATACTGTATATTATAGGAAATCATCATACTTATTCAAAAATAGATGATATAGATTTTCAGATATTAGTAGAATCTGATTTTTTAGTTAACATATTTGAAGATAACGTTAAAAAAGATTCTATTGAAGTCATAAAAGATAAGTATTTTAAAACTACATATGGTACAAGATATTTAAATAGCATGTATTAA
- a CDS encoding nucleoside deaminase, whose translation MEELYIKEALIEAERAKQIKEVPVGAIIVKDNIILARAHNLKESLKDCTAHAEILAIRRAASVLKNWRLNSCEMYVTLEPCPMCAAAISASRIRKVYIGTFDPNMGAGGSVVNLLQNEYLNYNTEVKWIYSEDCSKIIKDFFKERRQ comes from the coding sequence ATGGAGGAATTATATATAAAAGAGGCATTAATAGAAGCTGAAAGAGCAAAACAAATAAAAGAGGTTCCGGTGGGTGCTATTATAGTTAAGGACAATATAATATTAGCGAGAGCTCATAACCTAAAGGAAAGTTTGAAGGACTGCACAGCGCATGCAGAAATATTGGCAATAAGGCGAGCAGCTTCGGTATTAAAAAATTGGAGATTGAATAGTTGTGAAATGTATGTAACATTAGAACCTTGTCCTATGTGCGCTGCTGCAATTTCAGCGTCTAGAATAAGGAAAGTATATATAGGAACTTTTGACCCCAATATGGGAGCGGGAGGATCTGTTGTAAATTTGCTTCAAAATGAATATTTAAATTATAATACAGAGGTTAAATGGATATATTCAGAAGATTGTAGTAAAATTATTAAGGATTTTTTTAAGGAAAGAAGACAATAA
- the sfsA gene encoding DNA/RNA nuclease SfsA: MNIEKNTISVQFINRPNRFQAYVKLNNEIIMVHVPNTGRCKEILIPGCTVILREENGVNRKTKYDLIAAYKGDKLINIDSQIPNKVVHEALIQKKIKKLKRFTNIEREKNYGNSRFDFKLTDSKGGIYYLEVKGVTYEEDGKAKFPDAPTDRGRKHLIELIDVKNEGMNAGVMFVLQMDNMKSFSPYDSMDYKFGEALRKAKESQVDIFAYECNVAEKFITISNEIDVIL, from the coding sequence ATGAATATAGAAAAAAATACAATATCTGTACAATTTATAAATAGGCCTAACAGATTTCAGGCATATGTAAAATTAAATAACGAAATTATTATGGTTCATGTGCCTAATACGGGAAGATGTAAAGAGATATTAATTCCTGGCTGCACAGTAATTTTAAGAGAAGAAAATGGAGTAAATAGAAAAACTAAATATGATTTAATTGCTGCCTATAAGGGAGATAAACTTATAAATATAGATTCACAAATACCCAATAAAGTAGTTCACGAAGCATTGATACAAAAAAAAATTAAAAAGCTAAAAAGATTTACTAATATAGAGAGAGAAAAAAATTATGGTAATAGTAGATTCGATTTTAAGCTTACGGATTCTAAGGGTGGCATATATTATTTAGAAGTAAAGGGGGTTACCTATGAGGAGGATGGTAAGGCCAAGTTTCCAGATGCACCTACAGATAGAGGAAGAAAACATTTAATTGAACTAATTGATGTGAAAAATGAGGGGATGAATGCAGGGGTTATGTTTGTTCTTCAGATGGATAATATGAAGTCTTTTAGTCCATACGATTCTATGGATTATAAGTTTGGAGAAGCACTTAGAAAAGCTAAGGAAAGTCAAGTTGATATTTTCGCCTATGAATGTAATGTGGCAGAAAAATTTATAACTATCTCTAATGAAATAGATGTTATATTATAA
- a CDS encoding YaaL family protein: MVKKKSVKLNNNIKYNLDQKDIIAAIEEARKELQACRDYFELVNEPVLIDYAIYKEAAAKARYIYLLAEAKKLNIRVDGFNIYTVEENVD, translated from the coding sequence ATGGTTAAGAAAAAAAGTGTAAAATTAAATAACAATATTAAATATAATTTGGATCAAAAAGATATTATTGCTGCTATAGAAGAAGCCAGAAAGGAACTACAAGCTTGTAGAGATTATTTTGAACTTGTGAATGAGCCTGTATTAATAGATTATGCTATTTACAAAGAAGCGGCAGCTAAGGCGAGATATATATATCTTCTTGCAGAAGCGAAAAAATTAAACATAAGAGTTGACGGATTTAATATATATACTGTGGAAGAGAATGTTGATTAA
- a CDS encoding spore coat protein, whose translation MESNGNFSEKEMMQDLLATEKQVISSYSTGITETSCANLRNTLVNNFRSAQDIQYKVFDAMKQRAWYPTKDAPENEVQQLKTEVTQMVSELK comes from the coding sequence ATGGAGAGCAATGGTAATTTTAGTGAAAAGGAAATGATGCAAGATCTATTAGCCACAGAAAAACAAGTTATTTCCTCCTACAGCACAGGTATAACTGAAACATCTTGTGCTAATCTAAGAAATACACTTGTAAATAATTTTAGAAGTGCTCAGGATATTCAATATAAAGTATTTGATGCAATGAAACAAAGAGCTTGGTATCCTACTAAGGATGCACCAGAGAATGAGGTTCAACAGCTTAAAACTGAAGTTACTCAAATGGTAAGTGAGTTAAAATAA
- a CDS encoding YbaB/EbfC family nucleoid-associated protein, protein MAKGGFPGMGGGNMNNLIKQAQKFQKQMEDMQKDLENKSFEATVGGGAVTAVVNGKKQLIDVKIKPEVVDPDDVEMLQDLIISACNEAFKKAEDESAGEMKKMTGGMNIPGMF, encoded by the coding sequence ATGGCAAAAGGTGGATTCCCAGGAATGGGCGGAGGAAACATGAACAATTTGATAAAGCAGGCACAAAAGTTCCAAAAGCAAATGGAGGATATGCAAAAGGACCTTGAAAATAAAAGCTTTGAGGCTACTGTGGGTGGCGGTGCTGTTACGGCTGTAGTTAATGGCAAGAAACAATTAATTGATGTTAAAATAAAACCAGAAGTAGTTGACCCAGATGATGTAGAAATGCTTCAAGATTTAATTATATCAGCTTGTAATGAAGCTTTTAAAAAAGCTGAGGATGAATCAGCAGGTGAAATGAAAAAAATGACAGGTGGAATGAATATACCTGGAATGTTTTAA
- a CDS encoding NAD(+) diphosphatase, whose amino-acid sequence MKFKYCPICGGKLEEKFSYDEGGVPYCPKDDIMYFDTPTPCVIVAVVKDDKILLLKQSYIFKHSKVLVSGYVTNGEIVEDTVLREVKEETGIVVKEPKYLGSYYLSSREIIMLTFMVKYESGDIIKSDEVEWVDWSNLEDALCEMCEDEIGKSVVRKVLKNVGHKDKKAYRCDDGSCEL is encoded by the coding sequence ATGAAATTTAAATATTGTCCTATATGTGGTGGAAAACTAGAGGAAAAGTTTAGTTATGACGAGGGAGGAGTTCCATATTGTCCCAAAGACGATATTATGTACTTTGATACCCCTACACCTTGCGTAATAGTAGCAGTTGTTAAAGATGATAAAATATTGCTATTGAAGCAAAGTTATATTTTTAAACATTCAAAAGTATTAGTATCAGGATATGTAACTAATGGAGAAATTGTAGAAGATACAGTACTAAGAGAAGTTAAAGAAGAAACTGGAATAGTTGTGAAAGAACCAAAATATTTAGGAAGTTATTATTTATCATCAAGAGAAATAATAATGCTGACATTTATGGTGAAATACGAAAGTGGTGATATAATAAAGTCAGATGAAGTAGAGTGGGTTGATTGGAGCAATTTAGAGGATGCACTTTGTGAAATGTGTGAAGATGAAATAGGAAAAAGTGTAGTGAGAAAAGTACTTAAAAATGTAGGGCATAAAGACAAAAAGGCTTATAGATGTGATGATGGAAGCTGCGAGCTATAA
- the dnaX gene encoding DNA polymerase III subunit gamma/tau, protein MGYTALYREWRPKTFDEVVGQKHVTITLKNQVKDNRIAHAYLLCGTRGTGKTSTAKILSKAVNCLSPQNGEPCNQCEMCKKINAGLEIDVTELDAASHNGVEDIRNIIDDVQYPPHEARFKVYIIDEVHMLSMGAVNAFLKTLEEPPKNVMFILATTDPQRLPITILSRCQRFDFKRIKKDEMFQRLREIVAKQGVFADDESLNLIARISDGAMRDALSILDQAISTGNGKVQYDDIINMLGLVTNEYLIKITSALIEKSIENAMKTVDSIVSSGKDINIFIKDLIIHMRNLMMVKISKNPEEILDMSQENIKLIREQSEKIRVEEIMRYIKILQDTEEESKWSKQSRIYLELAVIKMCKIEYDTSNEIILARLNKLEGMIKNGNIVYNNKASKKNDVKQDIRKISKSVNEENKSSVEITDNFINIESKLTLDDVKKVWKDILETFKARRLRVLGAHLSNGEPVSCKHSIIEVRFKKSYNFSKQNLQKSENNKKVEDIFSEILKEKIKVQYSVEKNEEETKLSPEDIIKQTFGEEIVDIIDE, encoded by the coding sequence GTGGGATATACAGCGTTATATAGGGAGTGGAGGCCAAAAACTTTTGATGAGGTTGTAGGGCAAAAACATGTTACTATAACATTAAAAAATCAAGTTAAGGATAATAGAATAGCCCATGCTTATCTATTGTGCGGCACAAGAGGAACTGGTAAGACGTCAACTGCTAAAATACTTTCAAAGGCAGTGAATTGCTTGAGTCCTCAGAATGGGGAGCCATGTAATCAATGTGAAATGTGTAAAAAAATCAATGCTGGTCTTGAAATAGATGTTACAGAATTAGATGCTGCTTCGCATAATGGTGTAGAAGATATAAGAAATATTATAGATGATGTTCAATATCCTCCACATGAAGCAAGGTTTAAGGTATATATTATAGATGAAGTACACATGCTTTCTATGGGTGCAGTGAATGCTTTCTTAAAGACTCTTGAAGAACCACCTAAAAATGTTATGTTTATCTTGGCTACAACAGATCCTCAAAGATTACCAATAACAATACTTTCAAGATGTCAAAGATTTGATTTTAAAAGAATAAAAAAAGATGAAATGTTTCAAAGACTCAGAGAAATAGTTGCAAAACAAGGTGTATTTGCAGATGATGAAAGTTTAAATCTAATAGCAAGAATATCTGATGGTGCCATGAGAGATGCACTTAGCATATTGGATCAAGCTATATCTACAGGAAATGGTAAGGTTCAGTATGATGATATTATTAATATGCTTGGACTTGTGACCAATGAATATCTTATTAAAATAACCTCTGCATTAATAGAAAAGAGTATCGAAAATGCCATGAAAACAGTGGATAGCATAGTGTCTAGTGGTAAGGATATAAATATATTTATTAAAGATCTTATAATCCATATGAGAAATCTCATGATGGTTAAAATTAGTAAGAATCCAGAAGAAATTTTAGATATGTCACAGGAAAATATAAAGCTTATTAGAGAACAGTCTGAAAAAATAAGAGTTGAAGAAATTATGAGGTATATAAAAATACTTCAGGATACAGAAGAAGAGTCTAAGTGGAGTAAGCAAAGTAGAATATATCTAGAATTAGCTGTCATAAAAATGTGTAAAATAGAATATGATACCTCTAATGAAATTATACTTGCAAGACTTAATAAACTTGAGGGTATGATAAAGAATGGAAATATAGTATATAATAATAAAGCATCCAAGAAAAATGATGTAAAACAGGATATAAGAAAAATATCTAAGAGTGTTAATGAAGAAAATAAATCCTCTGTAGAAATAACAGATAATTTTATAAATATTGAATCAAAATTAACTTTAGATGATGTAAAAAAAGTCTGGAAAGACATACTTGAAACTTTTAAAGCTAGAAGATTAAGAGTATTAGGTGCTCATCTTAGTAATGGTGAACCTGTAAGCTGTAAACATAGTATAATAGAAGTGAGATTTAAAAAGAGTTATAATTTCAGTAAGCAGAATTTACAAAAGTCTGAAAATAATAAAAAAGTTGAAGATATATTTTCAGAGATACTTAAAGAAAAGATAAAAGTGCAGTATAGTGTAGAAAAAAATGAGGAGGAAACAAAGTTATCACCAGAGGATATAATAAAGCAGACCTTTGGAGAAGAAATAGTTGATATTATTGATGAATGA
- a CDS encoding ABC transporter ATP-binding protein, with the protein MSYVLEVKDLYKTLGKREIIKGISFSIKEGEIFGFLGPNGAGKTTTIKMLVGLISPNRGSIKVMGNNIQTNKVEALKNVGAVVETPELYTYLTGRQNLQQLARIQKSITEKDIENIVEIVGLKDRIDDKVKKYSLGMKQRLGLAEALIGKPKFIILDEPTNGLDPTGIIEFRNIIKKAAKETKTAVFISSHILSEIQKLCDTVAFINNGEIQSIETINGNYNENTDNTDSNVTEKFEHVVISTKEKENCIKILNSINYIKNVTENENEINIEITEGSVPKLIFNLAKENIPVEEIYKKYLKLEDRYIELVQGGNK; encoded by the coding sequence ATGTCTTATGTACTAGAGGTAAAGGATCTTTATAAAACTCTAGGTAAAAGAGAGATTATAAAGGGAATAAGTTTTTCAATAAAAGAAGGTGAAATTTTTGGATTCTTAGGTCCCAATGGTGCTGGAAAAACTACTACAATAAAAATGCTTGTAGGCCTTATTTCCCCTAATAGAGGTTCCATTAAAGTAATGGGGAATAATATACAGACAAACAAAGTTGAAGCATTAAAAAATGTAGGTGCTGTTGTAGAAACACCTGAATTATATACATACTTAACCGGAAGACAAAATTTACAACAACTTGCAAGAATACAAAAAAGTATAACTGAAAAAGATATTGAAAATATAGTTGAAATTGTTGGTTTAAAAGATAGAATTGATGACAAAGTAAAAAAATACTCTCTTGGTATGAAACAACGTCTTGGTCTTGCTGAAGCATTAATAGGAAAGCCTAAATTTATAATACTGGACGAGCCAACAAATGGATTAGATCCTACAGGAATTATAGAATTTAGAAATATTATTAAAAAGGCAGCAAAGGAAACAAAAACAGCTGTGTTTATTTCATCTCATATTTTAAGTGAAATTCAAAAGCTTTGCGATACTGTAGCTTTTATAAATAATGGAGAAATACAATCTATTGAAACTATAAATGGCAATTATAATGAAAATACTGATAATACTGATTCAAATGTTACTGAAAAATTTGAACATGTGGTTATCAGCACAAAAGAAAAAGAAAATTGTATTAAAATTCTAAACTCAATAAATTATATTAAGAATGTAACTGAAAACGAAAATGAAATTAACATAGAAATCACTGAAGGTTCTGTTCCAAAGCTAATTTTTAATCTAGCAAAAGAAAATATACCTGTTGAGGAAATATATAAGAAATATTTAAAATTAGAAGACAGATATATAGAACTAGTACAAGGAGGGAATAAATAA
- the recR gene encoding recombination mediator RecR, giving the protein MDFYPVAIEKLIEEFAKLPGIGHKTAQRLTLYVLNLPKEEVDEFSKALVKARGTIKYCSICGNFTDTDPCAICSNPSRDKKIICVVEEPKDIMAIEKVREYNGVYHVLHGVISPMSGKGPDSIKLKELVSRMKDEIKEVIVATNPNVDGEATAMYISKLLKPLSIKVTRIAHGIPMGGDLEYADEITLSKALEGRKEI; this is encoded by the coding sequence TTGGATTTTTATCCAGTAGCAATAGAGAAGTTAATAGAGGAATTTGCTAAACTTCCTGGTATAGGGCATAAAACTGCTCAAAGACTAACCCTTTATGTGTTAAATTTGCCCAAAGAAGAAGTTGATGAATTTTCAAAAGCACTTGTTAAAGCCAGAGGTACTATAAAGTATTGTTCTATATGTGGAAATTTTACTGATACTGATCCATGTGCTATATGTTCTAATCCAAGCCGGGATAAAAAGATTATTTGTGTAGTAGAAGAACCTAAGGATATCATGGCTATAGAAAAGGTTAGAGAATATAATGGTGTATATCATGTGTTACATGGAGTAATATCACCAATGTCTGGAAAAGGTCCGGATTCCATAAAATTAAAAGAACTAGTAAGCCGCATGAAGGATGAAATTAAAGAAGTGATAGTTGCAACAAATCCTAATGTTGATGGAGAAGCTACTGCTATGTATATATCTAAATTATTGAAGCCATTAAGCATTAAGGTTACTAGAATTGCACATGGAATACCTATGGGTGGAGATCTTGAATATGCAGATGAAATAACTTTATCAAAAGCTCTTGAGGGAAGAAAAGAAATATAA
- a CDS encoding Panacea domain-containing protein, whose translation MYKAKEIARWFLIRNYAEEQQDSEIEEMTNLKIQKLLYYAQGVHLAIEDYPLFSDNIVAWKHGPVVVDVYYEYKENGGNGIKYIPEPYDEGIYKKLVEDKENIDMLEFVYKEFGQYTAWKLRNMTHNEKPWKETEQGQIINNELIKEFFRNEIVEV comes from the coding sequence ATGTATAAAGCAAAAGAAATAGCTAGATGGTTTTTAATAAGAAATTACGCAGAAGAACAACAAGATAGCGAAATAGAAGAGATGACCAATCTAAAGATACAAAAGCTATTATACTATGCTCAAGGCGTTCATTTGGCTATTGAAGACTACCCATTATTTTCCGATAATATTGTTGCATGGAAGCATGGCCCTGTAGTTGTAGATGTGTACTATGAATATAAAGAAAACGGAGGTAACGGTATAAAATACATACCTGAGCCTTATGATGAAGGGATATATAAAAAACTAGTAGAAGATAAAGAAAACATTGATATGTTAGAGTTTGTTTATAAGGAATTTGGACAATACACAGCATGGAAATTAAGAAATATGACTCACAACGAAAAACCATGGAAAGAAACTGAGCAAGGACAAATTATAAATAATGAATTGATTAAAGAATTTTTTCGTAATGAAATAGTCGAGGTATAG
- a CDS encoding pro-sigmaK processing inhibitor BofA family protein: MEYVGYFLIAIIGLFIVVRLLAWPLKIFIKLIINAVLGTILLFIVNLVGVHFGFTIGINLVTALVAGFFGVPGVIFLLIFKFIL, from the coding sequence ATGGAATACGTGGGATATTTTTTAATAGCGATAATAGGATTATTTATTGTTGTTAGACTACTAGCGTGGCCATTAAAAATATTCATTAAGTTGATAATAAATGCAGTACTTGGAACTATACTCTTGTTTATAGTGAATTTAGTAGGAGTTCATTTTGGGTTTACCATAGGAATTAACTTAGTAACAGCACTTGTAGCAGGCTTTTTTGGTGTTCCAGGAGTTATTTTTTTATTAATTTTTAAATTTATTTTATGA
- the lgt gene encoding prolipoprotein diacylglyceryl transferase, with product MSSILINFKNIKGSDKVNPVAFTILGLSIRWYGIIIACGMLIGIIIANFTSKIKDINYDELFNIILIALPLAIIGARLYYDIFNFSYYKSNLSEIFNTRQGGLAIHGGVITGLIVAYLYTYYKKLNFWKYADVAAPSIILAQGIGRWGNFFNQEAHGGPVSAAFISHFPSFIQKGMYIDGIYYHPTFLYESIWDILVFIVLFILLKNTKKTGIAIFTYIGLYSLGRFFIEGLRTDSLMLGPVRVAQLVSLFGIGIWIVFLLILRKKGDFLK from the coding sequence ATCTCAAGTATACTTATTAATTTCAAAAATATAAAAGGAAGTGATAAAGTGAATCCAGTAGCATTTACAATATTAGGTTTGTCTATAAGATGGTATGGAATTATAATAGCCTGTGGTATGTTAATTGGTATTATAATTGCTAATTTCACATCAAAAATCAAAGATATAAATTATGATGAACTATTTAATATAATTTTAATAGCCTTGCCCCTAGCTATAATAGGCGCAAGATTATATTACGACATTTTTAATTTTAGTTACTACAAAAGCAATTTATCAGAAATTTTTAATACACGTCAAGGTGGTCTGGCCATACATGGTGGTGTTATTACAGGTTTAATTGTTGCATATTTATATACATATTATAAAAAGCTTAATTTTTGGAAGTATGCAGATGTAGCTGCACCTTCAATAATACTAGCTCAAGGAATAGGTAGATGGGGAAATTTTTTTAACCAAGAAGCTCATGGTGGGCCAGTTTCTGCTGCTTTTATAAGCCATTTCCCGAGTTTTATACAAAAGGGAATGTATATAGACGGTATTTATTATCATCCCACTTTTTTATACGAATCAATTTGGGATATTTTGGTCTTTATTGTATTATTTATATTATTAAAAAATACTAAAAAAACAGGAATTGCAATATTTACCTATATAGGTTTATATTCTTTAGGAAGATTTTTTATAGAGGGCTTAAGAACAGATAGTCTTATGCTTGGTCCTGTTAGAGTAGCACAGCTTGTAAGTTTATTTGGTATAGGTATTTGGATAGTATTTTTGCTTATACTTCGCAAGAAAGGTGATTTTTTAAAGTAG